In one Bacillus thuringiensis genomic region, the following are encoded:
- a CDS encoding GerAB/ArcD/ProY family transporter, whose amino-acid sequence MNTMNKTKTVSPYFAFILLHSLQIGIGILGYQRVILKNAGYDAWISLIIAGIATHIVLFCMLKMLEKDGDLISIHTTTFGKWIGSIFSVIFTLYCLLFCLTVLRTYMEVIQVWIFPTIKLWKLTFMFLLVTCYIIKGGFRSVTGICFWGVVLPIFVVFFLIYPMKYAHFRNILPIFTHSPFDMLISAKHSALEFLGFETILIFYPFIKKGKSLKRWAHAGIAFSTLIYVILAIVSFMYYSEGQLNRTIWPTLTMLKIIKVPFIQRFEYIIIFVWFLIILPNLCLTIWSSCQTMKRSFHISFKFTLPFFIFIIFSASLLFTNRESINTLNTILSQAGLYIVYAYIPILFLFHSLRWRFKNQSKKSSTDTP is encoded by the coding sequence ATGAATACAATGAATAAGACAAAAACTGTCTCTCCATATTTTGCATTTATTTTATTGCATTCTCTCCAAATCGGCATAGGAATTCTCGGCTATCAACGTGTAATTTTGAAAAATGCAGGTTATGATGCTTGGATTTCTCTTATTATTGCGGGGATTGCAACTCATATTGTACTGTTTTGTATGTTAAAAATGCTTGAAAAAGACGGAGATTTAATTAGCATTCATACAACCACCTTTGGAAAATGGATTGGCTCTATATTTTCTGTAATTTTCACTCTTTATTGCTTATTATTTTGCCTTACTGTTCTTCGTACATATATGGAAGTAATACAAGTTTGGATTTTCCCTACCATTAAGTTATGGAAACTAACCTTTATGTTTTTATTAGTGACTTGCTATATTATAAAGGGTGGATTTCGCTCTGTAACCGGAATATGTTTTTGGGGAGTCGTTCTACCTATTTTCGTTGTATTCTTTTTAATTTATCCAATGAAATATGCACATTTCCGCAATATTTTACCTATTTTTACACATTCACCTTTTGACATGCTTATATCAGCAAAACACTCTGCGTTAGAGTTTCTTGGTTTCGAGACAATCTTAATCTTCTATCCATTTATTAAAAAAGGAAAATCCTTAAAAAGATGGGCCCATGCTGGAATTGCTTTTAGCACCTTAATTTATGTAATTTTAGCTATCGTATCTTTTATGTATTATAGCGAGGGACAATTAAACCGTACTATTTGGCCTACTTTAACGATGTTAAAAATAATTAAAGTTCCTTTTATTCAGCGTTTTGAATATATTATTATTTTCGTTTGGTTTTTAATTATTTTACCAAACCTTTGCTTAACTATTTGGTCATCATGTCAAACGATGAAGCGCTCCTTTCATATTTCATTTAAATTTACATTACCGTTTTTTATTTTCATCATATTTTCAGCTTCTCTGCTTTTCACAAACCGTGAAAGTATCAACACATTAAATACCATACTATCTCAAGCTGGTTTATATATTGTATACGCTTATATCCCAATTTTATTTCTATTTCATTCGCTAAGATGGCGCTTCAAAAATCAGTCAAAAAAATCTTCAACTGATACACCGTAA
- a CDS encoding YhdB family protein, protein MQTYNDYDKALYYTYCCNWDKLLVLMVQTNDQLFSKRIEHFLHAYQYSKELPEVDKQLQLLFQYIDHASQKSHVEEVEQIQM, encoded by the coding sequence GTGCAAACATACAACGACTATGATAAAGCTCTCTATTACACGTATTGCTGTAATTGGGATAAATTACTCGTTCTCATGGTTCAAACGAACGATCAATTATTTTCTAAGCGTATTGAGCATTTTTTACACGCTTATCAATACAGTAAAGAACTGCCAGAAGTTGATAAACAATTGCAGCTCCTATTTCAATATATTGACCACGCATCCCAAAAGTCGCATGTAGAAGAAGTAGAACAAATTCAAATGTAA
- a CDS encoding disulfide oxidoreductase, with product MGREKKQEYALLTAWGASFIATLGSLYFSEIMKFEPCVLCWYQRIFMYPFVLWLGIAVAKKDYRIASYSLPIATIGACISLYHYAIQKVAAFSSAGAACGRVPCTGEYINWFGFVTIPFLALIGFITIAVCSFIVIKNK from the coding sequence ATGGGACGAGAAAAAAAGCAAGAATATGCTTTACTTACCGCATGGGGAGCTTCTTTTATTGCTACACTAGGAAGTCTGTACTTTTCCGAAATCATGAAATTTGAGCCTTGTGTCCTTTGTTGGTATCAACGCATTTTTATGTATCCATTCGTTTTATGGCTTGGTATTGCTGTAGCAAAAAAAGACTATCGCATCGCAAGTTATTCTTTACCAATCGCAACTATTGGCGCTTGTATTTCTTTATATCACTATGCAATTCAAAAAGTCGCAGCATTTTCATCTGCTGGGGCAGCTTGTGGACGTGTACCATGTACGGGAGAATACATAAACTGGTTCGGCTTTGTGACAATCCCGTTTTTAGCACTTATCGGCTTTATTACAATCGCTGTTTGTAGCTTTATTGTCATCAAAAACAAATAA
- a CDS encoding Ger(x)C family spore germination protein: MKKILLHLIIIFFVLQTGCTQTYIVDAQRIIHIAGFDITKNKRFQGTILFPEYTHGVKSKPETQTTSARSLETIASRLNAKSPHNVVVGQMRVVLFGKALGERGMGEIITNLQRDPNIGRDVQLAIVDGSAEELLNYGKKNGSLYIADLLEQNIRNENIPQTTLNIFLYNYYSSVCDAYVPYIKMDDNHSIAVKGLAFLKGDKVVMYTDKRHSVLAKLLINPTKNGRYEAVIKKDKHKGMVVIQNLAGENKYDIDQTGDIPKVKIHLKLNGLIKNSPNWIDLRKKTNINYIKKQIEQNVEKDCEDLIKQFQEKEIDPLGIRDEIRSHTRKWNIKQIRNMYKNVAVDINLDLNIVQSGIGE; this comes from the coding sequence ATGAAGAAAATTTTATTGCACCTTATCATTATCTTCTTCGTTTTACAAACTGGCTGTACACAAACGTATATAGTAGATGCACAGCGTATTATTCATATTGCTGGATTTGATATCACAAAAAACAAAAGATTCCAAGGAACTATTCTATTCCCAGAGTACACACATGGTGTAAAGTCTAAGCCAGAGACTCAAACAACATCTGCCCGTTCACTTGAAACAATTGCTTCACGATTGAATGCGAAATCTCCTCACAATGTTGTTGTAGGTCAAATGCGTGTTGTCCTATTTGGAAAGGCTCTAGGAGAACGCGGAATGGGAGAGATTATTACTAACTTACAACGTGACCCAAATATCGGGCGTGATGTACAACTAGCAATTGTAGATGGATCGGCTGAAGAGCTTTTAAATTACGGAAAAAAAAATGGGTCTTTATATATCGCTGATTTACTCGAGCAAAATATAAGAAATGAGAACATCCCACAAACCACATTAAACATTTTTTTATATAATTATTACTCTTCTGTATGTGATGCCTATGTTCCTTATATTAAAATGGACGATAATCATTCTATCGCTGTCAAAGGACTTGCCTTTTTAAAAGGCGATAAAGTAGTCATGTATACAGATAAAAGACATTCTGTTTTAGCAAAATTACTTATTAATCCTACGAAAAATGGACGTTACGAAGCAGTAATAAAAAAGGATAAGCATAAAGGTATGGTTGTTATACAAAACTTAGCTGGAGAAAATAAGTATGATATAGATCAAACTGGCGACATACCAAAAGTAAAAATTCATTTAAAATTAAATGGATTAATTAAAAACTCTCCTAATTGGATTGATCTAAGAAAAAAAACAAATATCAATTATATAAAAAAACAAATTGAACAAAATGTTGAAAAAGACTGTGAAGATTTAATAAAACAATTTCAAGAAAAGGAAATTGACCCTTTAGGAATACGAGATGAAATTAGAAGCCATACGAGAAAATGGAATATAAAACAAATTCGAAATATGTATAAAAACGTAGCGGTGGATATAAATTTAGATCTTAATATTGTACAATCTGGAATCGGGGAATAG
- a CDS encoding thioredoxin family protein, producing MKKMLIFGGIIIALFVAIFAVTQMEEKNATSQKIDNPTESKTNGSDYYTNKISLSDLQKNLKEKKEETVYFYQTSCVHCQKLSPVVVPMAKDLNVDMKVMDIEKLDAPWDEYKIQGTPTIIHFKDGKEVSRISGEQPKDKLKEWLEQTKK from the coding sequence ATGAAAAAAATGCTTATATTTGGTGGTATTATTATCGCCTTGTTCGTGGCAATTTTTGCAGTAACACAAATGGAAGAAAAAAATGCTACTAGCCAAAAAATTGATAATCCTACTGAAAGTAAGACAAACGGTTCTGACTACTACACAAATAAAATTTCTCTTTCAGATCTTCAAAAGAACTTAAAAGAGAAAAAAGAAGAAACAGTATACTTTTATCAAACATCTTGCGTTCATTGTCAAAAATTATCTCCTGTCGTAGTACCAATGGCTAAAGACTTGAACGTTGATATGAAAGTTATGGATATTGAAAAATTAGATGCTCCTTGGGATGAATATAAAATTCAAGGTACACCAACAATCATTCATTTTAAAGATGGCAAAGAAGTGAGCCGTATTAGCGGTGAACAGCCGAAAGACAAATTAAAAGAATGGCTTGAGCAAACGAAAAAGTAA
- a CDS encoding PCYCGC domain-containing protein, which yields MKKYVFSLLAVLSVILAGCGSTGTNDQKSSESKKEEHDHASHTQQADIQEKTKGVDTLPAFLDKLDPQMKDIYTVAGQNAELLDWIPCYCGCGESVGHKNNKNCFIREIKKNGEVVWDSHATTCVNCLEIAVESASMKQKGKSTLEIRNYIDNKYKEGYGKPTPTPMPKA from the coding sequence ATGAAAAAGTATGTATTTTCTTTACTTGCAGTACTAAGTGTAATTCTTGCTGGATGCGGAAGTACTGGTACAAATGACCAAAAATCTTCTGAATCAAAAAAAGAAGAACATGACCATGCATCGCACACTCAGCAAGCTGACATTCAAGAGAAAACAAAAGGAGTCGACACACTTCCGGCCTTCCTAGATAAGCTTGATCCACAAATGAAAGATATCTACACCGTCGCTGGACAAAATGCAGAGCTATTAGATTGGATTCCATGCTATTGTGGTTGCGGTGAAAGTGTAGGACATAAAAATAATAAAAACTGCTTTATTCGTGAAATTAAAAAGAATGGTGAAGTTGTTTGGGATTCCCACGCAACGACTTGCGTCAATTGCCTAGAAATCGCAGTTGAATCTGCTTCCATGAAACAAAAAGGAAAATCAACGCTTGAAATTCGTAACTATATCGATAATAAATACAAAGAAGGTTATGGCAAACCAACACCTACGCCAATGCCAAAAGCTTAA